One window of the bacterium genome contains the following:
- a CDS encoding transposase, giving the protein MDPEEKKYPRRRSVRLRDFDYASNGAYSVTVCTRQRECLFGEIKDGELILNDLGRMVEKAWREIPNHFPSVFLDTFVLMPNHLHGILLIDNGRTGTACRAPTTESYQHPVPGSVSTVVRSFKAAVTKRVREQSGDPFVVIFQRGFHENVITSRGEHLALRAYITRNPLAWDEDENNPGHSDIQ; this is encoded by the coding sequence ATGGATCCTGAAGAGAAGAAGTATCCACGCAGAAGATCTGTCCGCCTTCGCGACTTCGATTACGCGAGCAACGGCGCATATTCTGTGACCGTCTGCACGCGCCAACGCGAGTGTCTGTTCGGAGAGATCAAGGATGGCGAGCTGATCTTGAATGATCTGGGCCGAATGGTAGAGAAGGCCTGGCGGGAGATTCCGAATCATTTTCCTTCCGTGTTTCTCGATACCTTTGTGCTGATGCCCAATCATCTGCATGGCATTTTGTTGATTGATAATGGAAGGACGGGCACGGCATGCCGTGCCCCTACGACAGAGTCCTATCAACATCCCGTGCCGGGTTCTGTGAGCACCGTGGTTCGCTCCTTCAAGGCCGCCGTGACCAAACGAGTTCGCGAGCAATCGGGCGATCCGTTTGTGGTGATTTTTCAACGCGGTTTCCACGAGAATGTGATTACCTCGCGCGGGGAACACCTTGCCCTTCGGGCCTACATCACTCGCAATCCGTTGGCTTGGGACGAGGACGAAAACAACCCGGGACATTCTGACATCCAATGA